A stretch of Desulfatiglans sp. DNA encodes these proteins:
- a CDS encoding response regulator transcription factor — protein sequence MSNIKILIIDDEQPARKKLSSFIKNSGCRCEIHEATNGVEAVEKINGLNPQLVFLDIQMPGMTGFEVIENIGLEQMPFVVFVTAYDHYALDAFEVNAIDYLLKPFDMERFQKAFDKALDRIESNKPVEVDFTKLLTEINLPKRFKERFLVNQSSRYFFIQTEDIRYISSEEKYVSLHTDSSTFLLRETMNNMEERLDPDKFVRVHRSYLVNISYIKEIQPWSTVTMLS from the coding sequence ATGAGCAATATAAAAATTCTGATCATTGATGATGAACAACCGGCAAGGAAAAAACTGAGCTCTTTTATTAAGAACTCAGGCTGCAGGTGTGAAATACACGAGGCGACAAACGGAGTTGAAGCAGTGGAAAAAATAAATGGATTGAATCCACAGCTGGTATTTCTTGATATCCAAATGCCGGGGATGACAGGCTTTGAGGTGATTGAAAATATTGGATTGGAGCAGATGCCGTTTGTCGTTTTTGTTACTGCATATGATCATTATGCACTTGATGCCTTTGAGGTAAACGCTATTGATTATCTTTTAAAACCATTTGACATGGAACGGTTCCAGAAGGCCTTTGATAAGGCACTTGACAGAATTGAATCAAACAAACCGGTCGAGGTTGATTTCACAAAACTCCTTACTGAAATAAACCTCCCAAAGAGATTTAAGGAAAGATTCCTTGTAAATCAATCATCAAGGTATTTTTTCATCCAGACTGAGGATATCAGGTATATATCTTCCGAAGAAAAATATGTTTCTTTGCACACGGATTCGAGTACATTCCTGTTACGCGAAACAATGAACAATATGGAAGAAAGGCTTGACCCTGATAAATTTGTGCGGGTACACAGATCATACCTTGTTAACATATCATATATAAAAGAAATACAGCCCTGGAGCACGGTGACTATGTTATCGTAA
- a CDS encoding helix-turn-helix domain-containing protein — MKKEDFEKLVSSIHEAGEIKSGKKKPSRVFEVTPPAVKNIRKKLNVSQNEFAMMIGVSVRTLQNWEQGRREPDGPAKALLQVASKNPKAVLDALHTD; from the coding sequence ATGAAAAAAGAAGATTTTGAAAAACTGGTCTCCAGTATCCACGAAGCTGGAGAAATAAAATCAGGGAAAAAGAAACCAAGCCGCGTATTTGAGGTTACCCCTCCAGCAGTAAAAAATATAAGAAAAAAGCTTAATGTCTCACAAAATGAATTTGCGATGATGATCGGAGTTAGTGTCCGGACATTACAAAACTGGGAACAGGGGAGGAGAGAACCTGATGGCCCTGCAAAGGCATTGCTTCAGGTAGCTTCAAAAAATCCAAAAGCTGTACTTGATGCTTTGCATACTGATTAA
- a CDS encoding MarR family transcriptional regulator has translation MSEAQKMDIPIENVTSKNLKRAYNIMHVGTNRLFKNTGITVAQFDLMETILLSKDQALSVQELTEKTICLQPNITRMVAELEGAGLVMRKSGADRRIVMVQLTPKGAEMVATIQKPLFEFHLSQYKNLTIEELHLFNAMLEKLAQP, from the coding sequence ATGAGTGAAGCTCAAAAAATGGATATACCGATAGAAAATGTAACATCTAAAAATCTCAAGCGCGCATATAACATCATGCATGTGGGTACAAACAGGCTCTTTAAAAATACCGGGATAACCGTGGCGCAGTTTGACCTCATGGAGACCATACTTCTCTCTAAAGACCAGGCGCTGTCTGTCCAGGAGCTGACTGAAAAAACCATATGCCTTCAGCCCAATATAACAAGGATGGTTGCCGAGCTTGAAGGCGCAGGGCTGGTGATGCGTAAAAGCGGTGCAGATCGCAGGATTGTAATGGTTCAGCTTACCCCAAAAGGGGCAGAGATGGTTGCTACAATACAAAAACCCCTGTTTGAATTCCATCTATCCCAATATAAAAATTTAACAATAGAAGAACTTCATCTTTTCAATGCCATGCTTGAAAAATTAGCTCAACCCTGA
- a CDS encoding sigma-54-dependent Fis family transcriptional regulator, protein MTISGNRVLIIDDETNMRHMLTTMLNKGGYITEAAGNGAEALAVMDQNDFDFVLCDIRMPKMDGMSFLATAREKYPEITIIMMSAYGTIETALEAMKKGAYDYISKPFKTDEVLLALKKAKERDQLKEENLILQGRLKKLEQKYSFGSVVAGSEAMAGVFDLVDRVADFKTTVLITGESGTGKELIAKEIHSRGRRSSFNMVAINCAGIPETLLESELFGYKKGAFTDASRDKPGLFMQANKGTIFLDEIGEMPFSLQAKLLRILQEEEVTPLGGTTPEKTDSRVIAATSKDLEYEVKEGRFREDLFYRINVMSIHLPPLRERRSDIPLLVSHFVDIFNNKLGKSVEGLSSDAMALLMGHSWSGNIRELENVIERAIILSKGKLLTPAELPPSITAGGNILSVIEPGDTLSIKKATRTLEQDLIEKALKLTGGNKSKAAQILEISRPILIAKIKEYEIT, encoded by the coding sequence ATGACCATATCAGGAAATCGTGTACTGATAATTGATGATGAAACAAATATGAGGCATATGCTTACCACCATGCTGAATAAAGGTGGATATATCACTGAGGCGGCAGGAAACGGCGCAGAGGCATTAGCTGTAATGGATCAGAATGATTTTGATTTTGTACTCTGTGATATCAGGATGCCAAAGATGGATGGCATGAGTTTTCTTGCAACGGCTAGAGAAAAATATCCGGAGATCACAATAATCATGATGTCTGCATATGGGACCATTGAAACAGCTTTGGAGGCCATGAAAAAGGGGGCCTATGATTATATATCAAAACCGTTCAAGACAGATGAGGTGCTTCTTGCCTTAAAAAAGGCAAAGGAGAGGGATCAGCTTAAGGAAGAAAATCTCATTCTTCAGGGCAGGCTTAAAAAACTCGAACAAAAATATTCATTTGGCAGTGTTGTTGCGGGAAGCGAGGCAATGGCAGGTGTATTTGACCTGGTTGACAGGGTGGCTGATTTCAAGACAACAGTCCTTATCACGGGTGAAAGCGGCACTGGCAAGGAACTAATTGCAAAGGAGATACATTCAAGGGGGAGGAGATCCTCTTTCAACATGGTAGCAATAAACTGCGCCGGTATACCTGAAACACTCCTTGAGAGCGAGCTGTTCGGTTATAAAAAAGGTGCATTTACCGATGCATCAAGGGATAAGCCGGGCCTTTTTATGCAGGCAAACAAGGGGACTATATTTCTTGATGAGATAGGTGAGATGCCCTTTTCTTTACAGGCCAAGCTTCTGCGTATTTTGCAGGAGGAGGAGGTAACACCGCTTGGCGGGACAACACCTGAAAAGACAGACTCAAGGGTGATTGCTGCCACATCAAAGGATCTTGAGTATGAGGTAAAGGAGGGAAGGTTCAGGGAAGATCTGTTTTACAGGATAAATGTCATGTCCATCCACCTTCCGCCCTTAAGGGAGCGCCGAAGTGACATCCCGCTTCTTGTGAGTCACTTTGTTGATATATTCAATAACAAACTGGGGAAGAGTGTCGAAGGTCTTTCATCCGATGCAATGGCCCTGCTTATGGGGCACAGTTGGTCAGGGAATATCAGGGAGCTTGAAAATGTAATAGAAAGGGCCATTATCCTTTCAAAGGGTAAACTCTTAACCCCTGCTGAATTACCTCCTTCAATAACCGCTGGAGGGAATATTCTCTCTGTAATTGAGCCGGGGGACACCCTGTCCATTAAAAAGGCAACAAGGACACTTGAACAGGATCTTATAGAAAAGGCCCTCAAACTTACAGGGGGTAACAAATCAAAGGCGGCACAGATACTTGAGATAAGCAGGCCGATACTGATCGCAAAGATCAAGGAATATGAGATAACCTAG
- a CDS encoding acyltransferase — translation MTNQDRLYFLDNLKVFLIILVILHHVGQAYGSTGGTWFYSYPGERVQIMGLFFWFNASFFMGLFFFISGYLFPPSFDHHGARKFLINKLVRFGIPLLFGPLIMLPLLVYIQYNHYVSSIDFKEFYSNIWFQSPGGTAAPQYKINLAHLWFIEHLLIYSILYVSTRWLLTRVSPSLANPGKRVIRIDTTIAYVLLLGLTTNIIRTAGGFPMDKWIGFLGFMQMEPAHMPQYLSLFIIGVLACRWSFLDSITRPGYIYWLIPGVGIYLMVIILLFTVGPKKAFGYAEFSEALICVGVCIGLLALFRKYFNSTGKIMKILSDNVYEMYIFHIPVVVALQYAFAPVIVDALSLFVIVSLLSVPGTFLVSYLLRLIPGLKRII, via the coding sequence ATGACGAATCAAGATCGATTATATTTTCTGGATAATCTTAAAGTATTTCTAATAATCCTGGTTATTTTACATCATGTGGGGCAGGCATACGGGTCCACAGGAGGCACGTGGTTTTATTCATACCCTGGAGAAAGGGTGCAGATAATGGGCCTGTTCTTCTGGTTTAATGCATCTTTTTTCATGGGGCTTTTCTTTTTTATTTCAGGATACCTATTTCCGCCATCCTTTGACCATCATGGTGCACGAAAATTCCTGATTAATAAGCTGGTCCGCTTTGGGATCCCATTACTCTTCGGGCCATTAATAATGTTACCTCTGCTTGTATATATTCAGTACAATCATTATGTCAGTTCAATCGACTTTAAAGAATTTTATTCGAATATATGGTTTCAATCTCCGGGCGGTACAGCCGCCCCTCAATATAAAATTAACCTGGCCCACCTGTGGTTTATAGAGCATCTTCTTATATATTCAATCCTGTATGTATCTACAAGATGGTTACTTACCAGGGTTTCCCCTTCTCTGGCAAACCCAGGTAAAAGGGTTATCAGGATCGATACAACTATTGCCTATGTACTTTTACTCGGTCTGACAACCAATATTATACGGACAGCAGGAGGATTCCCGATGGATAAATGGATAGGTTTTCTCGGGTTTATGCAGATGGAACCTGCGCATATGCCCCAGTATTTATCCCTCTTCATTATTGGTGTTCTTGCCTGCAGATGGTCTTTTCTAGATTCCATAACCAGGCCCGGTTATATCTACTGGCTGATACCGGGGGTAGGGATATATTTGATGGTAATAATTCTTTTATTCACTGTTGGCCCAAAAAAGGCATTCGGTTATGCTGAATTCAGCGAAGCATTAATATGTGTGGGCGTATGTATCGGTCTGCTTGCCCTTTTCAGGAAATATTTCAATAGCACAGGAAAGATAATGAAAATATTATCGGATAATGTATATGAAATGTATATTTTTCATATCCCGGTTGTGGTCGCGCTGCAATATGCTTTTGCCCCTGTGATAGTTGATGCCCTTTCACTTTTTGTAATAGTGTCTCTACTTTCTGTACCGGGAACATTTCTTGTCTCTTATCTGCTGCGCCTCATACCCGGGTTGAAGAGGATCATATAA
- a CDS encoding threonylcarbamoyl-AMP synthase: protein MIISINPDNPQQRLINMVCEALDKGGLIAYPTDTFYGMGCDLYNKKGIQRIYQLKNRPLKQPFSIICDSLKGISQYAKVSDFAYKTMKRLLPGPYTFILEGTKLVPQIMLTKRKTVGIRVPANNICLAIVETLGRPIITTSAIHEDPYTIKEAYESSLEMIIDGGALKPEPSSVISLIDDYPEVIREGKGDVSSFR from the coding sequence ATGATCATATCAATTAATCCTGACAACCCGCAGCAGCGGCTCATTAACATGGTATGCGAGGCCCTTGATAAGGGAGGGCTTATAGCCTACCCGACAGATACCTTTTACGGCATGGGCTGTGACCTTTATAACAAAAAGGGTATTCAGAGGATATACCAGCTCAAGAACAGGCCCCTGAAACAGCCCTTCTCCATCATCTGCGACAGCCTTAAGGGGATAAGCCAGTATGCAAAGGTCTCTGATTTTGCCTATAAGACAATGAAAAGGTTATTGCCAGGGCCATATACATTCATCCTTGAAGGGACCAAGCTTGTGCCCCAGATAATGCTTACAAAAAGGAAGACTGTTGGGATCAGGGTTCCGGCAAACAACATATGCCTTGCGATTGTAGAGACCCTTGGGCGGCCTATTATAACCACAAGCGCTATCCATGAAGACCCCTACACAATAAAAGAGGCTTATGAATCTTCACTTGAGATGATTATAGACGGGGGGGCGCTTAAACCTGAGCCCTCAAGCGTGATATCCTTGATTGATGACTACCCCGAGGTGATACGCGAAGGGAAGGGGGATGTCAGTTCATTCCGCTAG
- a CDS encoding cofactor-independent phosphoglycerate mutase: MIDNKTKYLVLVGDGMADYPIDALGGKTPLEVAHTPNMDLIASCRIGCVRTIPDGMEPGSDVANLSLMGYDPSLYHTGRSPLEAASMGVTLGKDDVAFRMNLVTLDKRSDDEIIMVSHSSGDITTAESTEIVNDLKHIIESKEISIYPGVAYRHLLVWNNGPEKAHTIPPHDVLDQNMAEYLKSNDPVVKLIRSSWTSLESHPVNIGRKKAGLKEANSIWLWGQGKAPVIPTFKELYGLNGGVISAVDLIKGIGRYAGFAPIHVEGATGYLNTNYRGKAQGALDGLNNMDFVFVHVEAPDEAGHNGNYMEKIEAIERFDKDVVGVAIDGLKKFNDYRIMVVSDHYTPIIKKTHTSEPAPFAWATRKELDAVKHVKGFTEKNAINGNLLMTPGYTLMKHFLGAE, encoded by the coding sequence ATGATTGATAACAAAACCAAGTACCTTGTTTTAGTTGGCGACGGTATGGCCGACTACCCTATTGATGCGCTGGGCGGCAAGACCCCCCTTGAGGTGGCCCATACCCCAAACATGGACCTCATTGCCTCATGCCGCATAGGTTGCGTAAGGACAATCCCTGATGGCATGGAACCGGGAAGCGATGTGGCAAACCTTTCACTCATGGGTTATGACCCCTCTTTATATCATACAGGGAGGTCTCCCCTTGAGGCGGCGAGCATGGGTGTTACACTCGGTAAAGATGATGTGGCATTCAGGATGAATCTTGTCACCCTCGATAAGAGGTCAGATGATGAGATAATCATGGTGAGTCATAGCTCAGGTGATATCACCACAGCGGAATCCACTGAAATAGTGAATGACCTTAAACATATTATAGAGTCAAAAGAGATAAGCATCTATCCCGGGGTTGCATACAGGCACCTGCTTGTATGGAATAATGGCCCTGAAAAGGCACACACAATACCACCCCATGATGTGCTTGACCAGAACATGGCAGAATATCTTAAAAGCAATGACCCTGTTGTTAAACTTATAAGGAGTTCATGGACATCACTTGAATCGCACCCAGTAAACATTGGCAGAAAAAAGGCGGGGTTAAAAGAGGCAAACTCTATCTGGCTATGGGGGCAGGGAAAGGCGCCGGTTATCCCAACCTTTAAAGAACTATATGGCCTAAATGGTGGGGTCATTTCCGCAGTAGACCTTATCAAAGGCATAGGGCGATACGCAGGGTTTGCACCCATTCATGTTGAGGGTGCAACAGGTTACCTGAACACCAACTACAGGGGTAAGGCACAAGGTGCATTAGATGGTCTGAACAATATGGATTTTGTCTTTGTCCATGTGGAGGCACCTGATGAGGCAGGTCACAATGGTAATTACATGGAAAAGATAGAGGCTATCGAACGCTTTGATAAGGATGTGGTGGGCGTTGCCATTGATGGCCTTAAAAAATTTAACGATTACAGGATCATGGTTGTGAGTGACCATTACACCCCGATCATAAAAAAGACCCATACATCAGAACCAGCCCCATTTGCCTGGGCTACCAGAAAGGAGCTTGATGCTGTAAAGCATGTTAAGGGCTTTACTGAAAAGAATGCCATTAATGGTAACCTGCTCATGACTCCTGGCTACACCCTTATGAAACACTTTCTGGGTGCAGAATGA
- the thiD gene encoding bifunctional hydroxymethylpyrimidine kinase/phosphomethylpyrimidine kinase, with translation MKKALTIAGSDSGGGAGIQADIKTFTAFGVFGTSAITALTAQNTMGVQGISEVDPEFVKQQIKSVLDDIGADAVKTGMLASPEIVKAVADTLREYKTKNIVVDPVMIAKSGDALLSKEACNTVIKELIPIASVVTPNIHEAEAMLNIRIENIDDMKKAGAMIKDMGCGFVVIKGGHLGSKDHMATDVVFNGKEYSLLSEKRFDTKNCHGTGCTFSAAIAAGLAKGYPVIKAIEQAKAFITAAIRDSFRIGNGHGPTNHFTGMKTGW, from the coding sequence ATGAAAAAGGCCCTTACAATCGCCGGTTCTGACAGTGGCGGAGGGGCAGGCATACAGGCAGATATCAAGACCTTTACTGCCTTTGGTGTGTTCGGCACATCAGCCATAACCGCACTCACCGCACAGAATACCATGGGCGTTCAGGGCATCTCAGAGGTTGACCCTGAGTTTGTAAAACAACAGATAAAAAGTGTGCTGGATGATATTGGAGCTGATGCTGTAAAGACGGGCATGCTTGCAAGCCCTGAGATAGTAAAGGCTGTAGCGGACACATTAAGGGAATATAAAACAAAGAATATCGTGGTTGATCCTGTTATGATTGCAAAAAGCGGTGATGCCCTGCTCTCAAAGGAGGCCTGCAATACGGTCATAAAAGAGTTGATCCCCATAGCTTCTGTGGTTACCCCAAATATCCATGAGGCAGAGGCCATGCTGAACATAAGGATTGAGAACATTGATGACATGAAAAAGGCAGGCGCAATGATAAAAGACATGGGGTGCGGGTTTGTTGTTATCAAGGGCGGACATTTGGGTAGTAAAGATCATATGGCAACTGATGTGGTCTTTAACGGTAAAGAATATTCCCTCTTATCAGAGAAACGTTTTGACACTAAAAACTGTCACGGCACAGGCTGCACCTTCTCCGCCGCTATTGCTGCCGGACTTGCAAAGGGCTATCCTGTAATCAAGGCCATAGAGCAGGCAAAGGCATTTATAACAGCGGCTATCAGGGACAGTTTCAGAATCGGTAATGGCCACGGCCCAACCAACCATTTTACAGGCATGAAAACGGGGTGGTAA
- a CDS encoding histidine kinase — protein MSNDIFKSKYKTALILFIIANIGGALNTLVYLTTMLAEGGRPDIIPIIVWEFTGAYSAMLLFPVVLYLMHRHPVTKKNYYIILPVYILTALILGAMHTWIMYASRSIIHDLAGWGKYFYGYLPYRYIMETLKVSVGYVGLCILISFYKSYLEKQEQKIKAVKLEEQLSRIRLQLLKNQIHPHFLFNTLNMISSVMFEDVQKADKMIANLSDLLRATLHTKGDGIHRLKEEIKILDYYLEIMKERYKDKLDVAYQIKDECLEFPVPSFILQPLIENSIKHGMEKLSLSYLNIIIGAGIVSEKLKLFIKDNGPGIQIKPEDVFKKGIGLSNTQERLEGLYGNRFEFNWKNLENEGFVVTIMIPEKI, from the coding sequence ATGAGTAATGATATATTTAAATCAAAGTATAAAACTGCACTTATACTTTTCATTATTGCGAATATAGGCGGTGCACTAAATACGCTAGTCTATCTGACAACAATGCTGGCAGAAGGCGGAAGGCCGGATATTATCCCCATTATAGTATGGGAATTTACCGGGGCTTATTCTGCCATGCTCCTGTTCCCGGTGGTGCTTTATTTAATGCACCGACATCCTGTAACAAAAAAGAACTATTACATAATATTACCTGTGTATATTTTAACCGCTCTGATTCTTGGCGCTATGCACACCTGGATAATGTATGCATCGAGATCAATTATCCATGATCTGGCAGGATGGGGAAAATATTTTTATGGCTATCTGCCTTACAGATACATCATGGAGACCCTTAAGGTCTCGGTCGGATATGTTGGCCTGTGCATTCTTATCAGCTTTTATAAATCATACCTGGAAAAGCAGGAGCAAAAAATAAAGGCAGTAAAACTTGAAGAACAGCTTTCAAGGATAAGGCTGCAACTTTTAAAAAATCAGATCCACCCGCACTTTCTCTTTAATACACTTAACATGATATCATCTGTAATGTTCGAAGATGTACAGAAGGCTGATAAGATGATAGCAAATTTGAGTGATCTCTTACGCGCGACACTCCATACAAAAGGAGACGGTATTCATAGACTGAAGGAAGAAATCAAGATACTTGATTATTATCTGGAGATTATGAAGGAAAGATATAAAGACAAGCTTGATGTTGCTTATCAAATAAAAGATGAATGTCTGGAGTTCCCGGTACCCTCCTTTATCCTTCAACCTTTGATAGAAAATTCCATAAAACATGGAATGGAGAAATTATCATTATCGTATTTGAATATTATTATAGGCGCAGGGATCGTTAGTGAGAAATTAAAACTTTTCATAAAGGATAACGGACCCGGTATTCAAATCAAACCGGAAGATGTTTTTAAAAAAGGGATCGGTCTATCAAATACACAGGAGCGACTCGAAGGCCTGTATGGGAACAGATTTGAATTTAACTGGAAAAACCTTGAGAATGAAGGTTTTGTTGTAACGATTATGATTCCCGAAAAGATATGA
- a CDS encoding homoserine dehydrogenase, protein MKQVNVGIIGFGTVGAGTAEILLKNREIIRKRVGLDIVLKRVADLDLTSDRGITLPDGVLSNDSNGLLNDPEIDIVVELIGGMTTAKSFISTALKNGKHVVTANKALLAEHGSELYEIAANKGVTLAYEAAVGGGMPVIGALRDGLAANNTLKIIGILNGTSNYILTRMSKDGLPYEDAVNGAIKLGYAEDPPTLDVNGTDAAHKLVILISLAYGVPAPFNNIYKEGIDKLTPEDILFADQFGYCIKLLTIAQNLGNEIEARVHPAMLPKNHMLANVNEAFNAVFIEGDYVGPTLYYGQGAGRRPTGSAVVSDVMAIARKIKSGADKTSSPLGFADSTGQAIKIQSIKNLKTAYYLRFMAVDKPGVLSKISGILGERNISISSVIQKGRDADGAVPIVMLTHEAYEQDATEALSMLDKLDILKGRTMMIRVMG, encoded by the coding sequence ATGAAACAGGTGAATGTTGGCATTATAGGGTTCGGGACTGTAGGCGCCGGGACCGCAGAGATCCTCCTTAAAAACAGGGAGATCATCAGAAAGAGGGTCGGGCTTGATATAGTATTAAAGAGGGTTGCAGACCTTGATCTCACATCAGACCGAGGCATTACCCTGCCTGATGGAGTGCTCTCAAATGACTCAAACGGGTTACTGAATGACCCTGAGATAGATATTGTAGTTGAATTGATAGGTGGCATGACAACCGCAAAGAGCTTTATATCCACTGCCCTAAAAAACGGCAAGCATGTTGTTACAGCCAACAAGGCGCTTCTGGCTGAACACGGGAGTGAACTGTATGAAATAGCCGCAAATAAGGGTGTAACCCTTGCCTATGAGGCGGCAGTAGGCGGAGGCATGCCGGTTATAGGTGCATTAAGGGACGGGCTTGCTGCAAACAACACACTTAAGATAATCGGCATATTGAACGGCACAAGCAATTATATCCTTACCCGCATGTCAAAAGATGGTTTACCCTATGAGGATGCGGTAAACGGCGCCATAAAACTCGGATACGCAGAAGACCCGCCAACACTTGATGTAAACGGTACTGATGCGGCCCACAAGCTTGTCATACTCATCTCCCTTGCCTATGGTGTGCCCGCGCCCTTTAATAACATATACAAAGAGGGCATAGATAAACTCACCCCTGAGGATATACTGTTTGCGGATCAGTTCGGTTACTGTATAAAGCTTCTCACCATTGCACAGAACCTTGGTAATGAGATTGAGGCAAGGGTTCACCCTGCAATGCTGCCCAAGAACCATATGCTTGCCAACGTGAATGAGGCATTTAATGCGGTCTTTATTGAGGGAGACTATGTAGGCCCCACCCTCTATTATGGACAGGGTGCTGGCAGGAGGCCAACCGGAAGCGCGGTTGTATCAGATGTAATGGCCATAGCCAGAAAGATAAAGAGCGGAGCTGATAAAACATCTTCACCCTTAGGCTTTGCAGACTCGACTGGCCAGGCAATAAAGATACAGTCCATAAAGAACCTTAAAACCGCATATTATCTCAGGTTCATGGCTGTTGATAAACCCGGTGTGCTCTCTAAGATATCAGGCATCTTAGGCGAAAGGAACATAAGCATATCATCTGTTATCCAGAAGGGAAGAGATGCTGATGGCGCTGTCCCGATCGTCATGCTTACCCATGAGGCATATGAACAGGATGCAACAGAGGCGCTTTCAATGCTTGACAAACTGGACATACTTAAAGGCAGGACAATGATGATCAGGGTGATGGGGTGA
- a CDS encoding prepilin peptidase: MLPFNLQLIFAFVFGLTIGSFLNVCIYRLPLKRSIVTPPSACPSCGYRIRFYDNIPVLSYLMLWGRCRKCGTHISLIYPAVELATGLISMALLVKYNILNSNFPEFFIYLIFISALICIGFIDLEHQIIPDVISIPGIIAGLFFSLVISHIPWMDSLIGILAGGGILYLVAILFELITKKEGMGGGDVKLLAMIGAFLGWKAIPFVILVSSLTGSIIGGAALMMSKKGIRTKIPFGPFLALGAVLYVFFGKEIINWYISILSPGL; encoded by the coding sequence ATGCTCCCTTTTAATTTACAACTTATATTCGCATTTGTGTTTGGCCTGACCATAGGCAGTTTCCTTAATGTTTGCATATACAGGCTGCCCCTTAAGAGATCCATCGTAACACCGCCATCAGCCTGCCCATCCTGTGGATACAGGATAAGATTCTATGACAACATACCTGTGCTGAGCTACCTGATGCTATGGGGAAGGTGCAGGAAATGCGGGACACACATATCCCTCATATACCCTGCGGTTGAACTTGCAACAGGCCTCATAAGCATGGCACTTCTTGTAAAATACAACATCCTGAATTCAAATTTCCCAGAATTTTTTATATACCTTATCTTTATTTCGGCGCTGATATGTATCGGGTTTATAGACCTTGAACACCAGATAATACCTGATGTCATCTCAATCCCCGGTATAATAGCCGGCCTCTTCTTTTCCCTGGTTATTAGTCACATCCCCTGGATGGACTCCCTGATAGGCATCCTTGCTGGAGGCGGAATACTTTATCTCGTGGCCATTCTTTTTGAACTCATCACGAAAAAGGAGGGGATGGGAGGGGGAGATGTCAAGCTCTTAGCCATGATCGGGGCATTTTTAGGGTGGAAGGCCATCCCTTTTGTCATCCTGGTATCATCCCTTACAGGGAGCATTATAGGGGGTGCGGCGCTTATGATGTCAAAAAAAGGCATCAGGACAAAGATACCCTTTGGCCCTTTTCTGGCCCTGGGAGCAGTGCTCTATGTCTTTTTCGGAAAAGAGATAATTAACTGGTATATAAGTATTCTCTCCCCCGGTTTATGA
- a CDS encoding type II toxin-antitoxin system RelE/ParE family toxin: protein MLFIETTIFTKEILKLITDDSYRQLQAVLVLRPDSGDLIKGSGGLRKIRWNLQGKGKRGALRIIYYWDYPDTIYLLFPYKKNEQEDLTREQIKILRELVEGYLE, encoded by the coding sequence ATGTTATTTATAGAAACGACAATTTTTACAAAAGAAATTCTTAAGCTGATCACTGACGATAGTTACAGGCAACTTCAGGCAGTGTTGGTACTTAGACCAGATTCAGGAGATTTGATAAAAGGTAGTGGTGGTCTAAGAAAAATTCGGTGGAATCTACAAGGAAAAGGGAAAAGAGGAGCTCTTAGAATTATTTATTATTGGGATTATCCTGATACTATTTATCTGCTTTTCCCATATAAAAAGAATGAACAGGAAGACTTGACACGGGAGCAAATCAAGATTCTCCGAGAATTAGTGGAAGGATATTTGGAATGA
- a CDS encoding dihydrofolate reductase: protein MIISLMAARSANNVIGNNAEIPWKAEGEQLLFKAMTYNHWILVGRKTYEAMGRLPNRKYAVISGSYEEKTGEDLCFFKTIDNALKYLSTVTDLVVVSGGGQIYAEMISRVDVIHLSVIHCEVKGNVFFPDIPKGFRMVFSQDFRSNIDYTYQIWTK from the coding sequence ATGATAATTTCACTTATGGCAGCAAGGTCAGCAAATAATGTAATAGGTAACAACGCTGAAATCCCCTGGAAGGCAGAGGGAGAGCAGCTCCTCTTTAAAGCCATGACATACAACCACTGGATACTTGTGGGGAGAAAGACTTATGAGGCGATGGGCAGGCTCCCCAACAGGAAATATGCGGTTATTTCCGGCTCGTATGAAGAGAAGACAGGTGAGGATTTATGTTTCTTTAAAACCATAGATAACGCACTGAAATACCTCTCAACTGTTACAGACCTTGTAGTAGTCTCAGGTGGTGGCCAGATCTATGCTGAGATGATATCAAGGGTGGATGTTATACATCTATCTGTTATCCACTGTGAGGTAAAGGGGAATGTATTCTTCCCTGATATTCCAAAAGGATTCAGGATGGTATTCTCGCAGGATTTCAGGTCCAATATTGATTATACATACCAGATATGGACAAAGTAA